Proteins from a single region of Flavobacterium sp. YJ01:
- a CDS encoding SLBB domain-containing protein — MKKITYVLTLFFILVMTINVHSQDILKSKDLSSINVDYLSDDDLAKISAQLKSNNTTIDQVEPIALSRGMSSTEFNKLKTKLTEYQKKNLKESKKDISLKKDDNDSKSGRKQEKIINEKVKDSVNSLIFGSELFDNPTLNFEPDLKLATPMNYVLGPGDELQVSVFGVQEYNASIPVSVEGKISIDYVGQIAVSGMSIEAASQKIKAAIARVYSTVRSGQSQVSVSLSQIRTIKVTIVGGKQPGNYSISSLATVYNALHLAGGPGKNGSYRNIELIRNNKVYRNIDIYRFLVKGDQSDNVSLKENDVIRIPAYTQRVTVEGEVKRPGIFEMKKGEKFSDLLNFASGFNEFAYTASVNVLQKTGKEFKVHDINESDYNSYQPQSGDVFRITKILNRFENRIKIEGAVFRPDYYSFTEGMRISDLITRAEGLKEDAYSKRARIIRLKTDLTTEIVNVDLGAALSGDLNADIELKREDIVTVYSILDFREEYKITIDGEIKNPGEYEYFENLTLNDLVVQVGGLTGSASKRVEIARMVKSDAIDDTDPKRIELIELEITADNNEQIKNFVLKPFDVINIRRMAVYEKPQMVTVSGAVGYPGKYVLANKKETVYNIVMRAGGLTSIANLDGMKIKRPIKEEQIETLERVDLNISKNDTLKGKLAKKLKEDLKFATIPVNWEKIVKDKNHFSNVTLFPGDEIEVAVYNEGVKVTGNVLLTSEIPYRSGKGFKYYINAVGGVDSKGWKKKAYIIYPNGKADVTTSFLFFKSYPKVMPDSQIVVPEKPERKKMTAGEWVGIGSVVSSLALLIITAFNK; from the coding sequence ATGAAGAAAATCACTTACGTTCTTACTTTGTTTTTTATACTTGTAATGACAATAAACGTTCATTCTCAAGATATTCTTAAGTCAAAAGATTTGAGTTCTATTAATGTTGACTATCTATCCGATGACGACCTAGCAAAAATAAGCGCTCAGCTTAAAAGTAATAATACAACTATTGATCAAGTAGAGCCTATTGCTCTTTCAAGAGGGATGAGTTCAACAGAGTTTAATAAGCTCAAAACTAAACTTACTGAATACCAGAAAAAGAATTTAAAAGAATCTAAAAAAGACATTTCTTTAAAAAAAGATGATAATGATTCTAAGTCTGGAAGAAAACAAGAAAAAATAATAAATGAAAAAGTTAAAGATTCTGTGAATTCTTTGATTTTCGGCTCAGAACTATTTGATAATCCAACTTTAAATTTTGAACCAGATTTAAAATTAGCAACCCCAATGAATTATGTTTTGGGACCAGGTGATGAGCTACAAGTTAGTGTATTTGGTGTTCAGGAATATAATGCTAGTATACCCGTAAGTGTTGAGGGGAAAATAAGTATTGACTATGTTGGGCAGATAGCAGTATCTGGAATGTCTATAGAAGCAGCATCACAAAAAATAAAAGCAGCTATTGCAAGAGTTTATAGCACAGTTCGTTCAGGACAATCGCAAGTAAGTGTAAGTTTAAGCCAAATTAGAACAATCAAAGTTACAATTGTTGGTGGTAAGCAACCTGGAAACTATTCAATTTCATCATTAGCGACAGTTTATAATGCTTTGCATTTAGCAGGAGGACCCGGGAAAAACGGCAGTTATAGAAATATAGAATTAATAAGAAACAATAAAGTTTACAGAAATATAGATATTTATCGATTTTTAGTAAAGGGCGATCAATCTGATAACGTTAGTTTAAAGGAGAATGATGTGATTCGAATTCCAGCATATACTCAGCGAGTTACTGTTGAAGGAGAAGTAAAAAGACCAGGAATCTTTGAAATGAAAAAAGGGGAAAAATTCTCAGATTTGTTGAATTTTGCATCTGGATTTAATGAGTTTGCATACACTGCCTCAGTAAATGTTTTACAAAAAACAGGGAAAGAATTTAAAGTTCACGATATAAACGAAAGTGACTATAATTCTTATCAACCTCAATCTGGTGATGTGTTCCGAATAACCAAAATATTAAATCGTTTTGAGAATAGAATAAAAATTGAAGGAGCAGTTTTTAGACCAGATTACTATTCATTTACAGAAGGAATGAGAATTTCTGATCTTATTACTAGAGCGGAAGGTTTGAAAGAAGACGCTTATAGCAAAAGAGCAAGAATCATACGCTTAAAAACCGATTTAACCACAGAAATTGTTAATGTAGATTTAGGTGCAGCTCTTTCAGGAGATTTAAATGCTGATATTGAATTAAAAAGAGAAGATATTGTTACTGTTTATTCAATTTTAGATTTTAGAGAAGAGTACAAAATAACCATTGATGGAGAAATTAAAAATCCTGGAGAGTATGAATATTTTGAAAATTTGACACTAAATGATTTGGTGGTTCAGGTTGGAGGACTAACTGGTTCTGCATCAAAAAGGGTTGAAATTGCAAGAATGGTCAAATCAGATGCAATAGATGATACTGATCCTAAACGTATAGAATTAATTGAGCTAGAAATTACGGCTGATAATAATGAACAGATTAAAAATTTTGTTTTGAAGCCTTTCGATGTAATTAATATTCGTCGAATGGCAGTTTATGAAAAACCACAAATGGTTACTGTAAGTGGAGCTGTAGGATACCCTGGGAAATATGTTTTGGCTAATAAGAAAGAGACTGTCTATAATATTGTAATGAGAGCAGGTGGTTTAACTTCAATTGCAAATCTTGATGGAATGAAAATCAAAAGACCAATTAAAGAGGAACAAATTGAAACATTAGAAAGAGTTGACTTAAATATTTCTAAAAATGATACTTTAAAAGGTAAACTGGCTAAAAAACTCAAAGAAGACCTGAAATTTGCGACAATACCTGTAAATTGGGAAAAAATTGTAAAAGATAAGAATCACTTTTCCAATGTTACTTTATTTCCAGGTGATGAAATTGAGGTAGCAGTTTATAATGAGGGAGTTAAGGTGACAGGAAATGTTCTGTTAACTTCAGAAATTCCATATAGAAGTGGTAAAGGTTTTAAATATTATATAAATGCTGTTGGAGGTGTAGACAGTAAAGGATGGAAGAAAAAAGCCTATATAATTTATCCAAATGGAAAAGCAGATGTTACTACCTCATTTTTATTTTTCAAATCCTATCCTAAAGTAATGCCAGATTCTCAAATTGTTGTCCCGGAGAAACCTGAAAGGAAAAAAATGACTGCAGGAGAATGGGTTGGTATCGGAAGTGTTGTTTCTAGTTTAGCACTGTTAATTATTACTGCTTTCAATAAATAA
- the rfbB gene encoding dTDP-glucose 4,6-dehydratase has protein sequence MKKILITGGAGFIGSHVVRLFVNKYPEYQIFNLDALTYAGNLENIKDIENNTNYSFVKGDIVDEKFINELFALHNFDGVLHLAAESHVDRSIEDPLAFVKTNVIGTINLLNAAKNQWKGNFEGKRFYHISTDEVYGSLGSEGLFTEKTSYDPNSPYSASKASSDHFVRAYGETYGLPYVLTNCSNNYGSYHFPEKLIPLFINNIINNKPLPVYGDGNYTRDWLFVEDHAIAIDLVFHEGKNQETYNIGGFNEWKNIDLVRLLCKVMDQKLGRDNGASEKLITYVKDRPGHDLRYAIDASKINKELGWKPSVTFEEGLEKTINWYLNSQEWLQNVTSGAYKDYYQKQYS, from the coding sequence ATGAAAAAAATACTTATAACTGGTGGCGCGGGATTTATCGGTTCGCATGTAGTTAGACTATTTGTAAATAAATATCCTGAATATCAGATTTTTAATTTAGATGCTTTGACTTATGCTGGGAATTTAGAAAATATAAAAGATATTGAAAACAATACAAATTATAGTTTCGTAAAAGGAGATATTGTAGATGAAAAGTTTATTAATGAACTTTTTGCCCTACATAATTTTGATGGAGTTTTGCATCTAGCTGCAGAATCACATGTTGACCGTTCTATTGAAGATCCTTTGGCATTTGTAAAAACAAATGTTATTGGTACAATAAATTTATTAAATGCTGCCAAGAATCAATGGAAAGGTAATTTTGAAGGTAAAAGATTCTATCACATTAGTACAGATGAAGTTTATGGCTCATTAGGCTCTGAAGGACTTTTTACCGAAAAAACTTCTTACGATCCGAATTCTCCTTATTCTGCTTCAAAAGCTAGTTCAGATCACTTTGTTAGAGCTTACGGAGAAACTTATGGTCTGCCTTATGTTTTGACCAACTGTTCGAATAATTATGGATCCTACCATTTTCCTGAAAAATTAATTCCACTTTTCATTAATAATATAATAAATAATAAGCCATTGCCAGTTTATGGAGATGGAAATTATACTCGTGATTGGTTATTTGTTGAAGATCATGCAATTGCTATTGATTTAGTTTTTCATGAAGGGAAAAATCAAGAAACTTATAATATTGGAGGATTTAATGAGTGGAAAAATATTGATTTGGTAAGATTACTTTGTAAGGTAATGGATCAAAAATTAGGAAGGGATAATGGAGCTTCTGAAAAATTAATTACTTACGTTAAAGATAGACCAGGTCATGATTTGCGCTATGCAATTGATGCATCCAAGATTAATAAAGAGTTAGGTTGGAAACCATCAGTTACTTTTGAAGAAGGATTGGAGAAGACTATAAATTGGTATTTGAATAGTCAAGAATGGCTTCAAAATGTAACATCAGGGGCTTATAAAGATTATTATCAGAAACAATATTCATAA